The DNA window GCGATCTGCATGCGGTCTTCTGCCGTGAGGCCCGCCAGTTCATAGCAACGGGCCATCTGCAGATTGAATGTATCCACGTCTGCTGCGGAATACGCCAGAATTTTGCGTTTTCCGGTGGTGCCGCTGGAGGCGTGGATGCGCACCACGTCAGTGGGTGGAACGCAGAGCAGTGGCAGAGGATAGCCTTCGCGCAGGTCGTCCACATCCACAGTGGGCAGACGGGTAAGGTCGTCCAGTCCCAGCTGGTCGCCGGGGTTCAGGCCACAGGCGCGTAACTTGCTGCTGTACTGCGGTGAATTCCAGACGCGAGCGAAAGTGCTGCGCAAACCTTCTTCCTGCTGGCGGCGGATATCTTCATCTTCAAGCTGGGGAATGAAGCGGTAGGACATGCTTCTGCGGCTCCTTCAGGCTATTGGCGCGGGGCTGGAGGCCCGGCACATAAACAAAGGGCGATTGTGCGTCTTTTACGTTTCGCAGGCAAGCCCGGCGCGTTGGCGACAGTAGCGGCAATGGGCCTGTTGGAGCGGATAACTTTCATTGTTCCGCATCTCAAAGGCCGCATTTTTGTCCAACGCAGTATGCCGCTGCGTCCACGCCAAGCAAGAGCAGGCACGCGGCCTGCTCACTGCCGTGCGCATTTTTTTGGCAAAAACACTATACTTCGCGGCAATGCATGAAAGCCCGGCGCACACTTGCCACCAGCGCTTCCGGGCTGTGCGCGCCCTGACGCCCGGCCTCGGCCAGAGCCAGCATGAGCAGCACCCGCGCCTTTGGCGTGGAGAGCATGCCCGAGGCTATAAAGGACGCGTATTCCTCCAGATCAGTCACAGGAGCGCCTCCGGTACGGCTGGCGCGCACCACGGGTTTGCCTGCCTTGACGGCCTGATCCAGAGCCTTGCGAACATCTGACGGCATGGATCCGTTGCCCATACCCGCCACCACCAGACCGGACGAGCGTTCCAGAGAAAAAAGCGCCGCGTCTAGGGGCATGCCCGCGCAGGCGTAGAGCACATCCACTCGCGGCAGATTATCCTTTCCGGCATGAACCGCGTAGGTCCCGGCCAGGGCTGGGCCGTCCTCACCGCTGTGATAGAACACGGGGCGTCCGTTTATGACGCGGCCAAGCAGGCCGGATTCCAGCGCGCGAAAGGCCTCAACATCCAGCGTTCCGGCCTTTACAGCCGTGCGGGCCGAGATGATGCGCCCGTTCATGACAATAAGTGCGCCGCGCCCGCGCGCCTGCGGGCTGGCGGCCACTGCCACAGCGTCTCTGATATTGATGGGACCGTCCGCGCTCAAGGAGGTGGCCGGGCGCATGGCCCCGGTGAGCACCACGGGCTTGAAGCTGTTCATGGTCAGATGCAGATAGAAGGCTGATTCTTCAAGCGTGTCGGTGCCGTGGGTGAGAACAACGCCGCACATGGCTTCATCGTCCAAAGCCTGCGCACAGTCGCGGCCAAGCTTGGCCCAATGGCAGGGGCGCATGTCCTCACTGGGCAGGTTGCCGCACTGGCGGCTGGCTATACGCGCCACGCCTTCGATGCCGGGCAGGCTTTCCAGCATGCACTCCACCGACAACACGCCAGCCTGGTAACTTATTTGCTCCAGCGGGGTGTCGGCCACTCCGGCGATGGTGCCACCCGTGCCCAGCAGGGCAACCTGGGGCAGTACGGCGGATTCTGAACTATTGGCATCCGAGCGTGGTGCTTGGCTCATGAGGGCTCCCGCCGCGATGGATTTTCCGCGCCTTGCGGCGGGCTGTCGTGTGCGGCATTTACGGCTTTATATGGTACACTGTTGTGTATACAGATTCTGAAAATCTTATCGTGGCGGCAGTACGGGCGCAGTCCACCGCATGGCAATCTGCGGCTGCCCGGTGTGCCCGCAGACGCTTTCACCCACAGGCACAAAACCCATGCCTTCGTAAAACGCCAGCGCGCCTGTGTTGGCGCGGTAAACATCAAGCCGCAGGCTGTTCCGTCCTTGCATGACATGCCGCAGAAGCACACTGCCAAGCCCCTTGCGCCAACAGGCCGGGGCCACGAAAAGCGCTGCCAGCAAATCCTCATCCTCAGGCCTGCACGAAGCGGCAAAGGCAAGTGGACGCTCGCCGCTCTTGAGCAGGATCACCTGCGAAGATGGCAAATAGTGCTGCTCCATAGCCTTGCGCTGCGCCTTCCACAGTGATGGGTCCACAAAATCGTGGGCCAAAAGGGACGCTTCAAGCCAAATGTTTGCGCAGGTGGCGTAGTCTTCAGGCGTACTGGCTGGAACAGGCCGTGCGTTGGCATAACATGTGTTCATACAATTGCTTTATGCTTAAGCGAGCCCGCTCGACGCGTCAACGATGCGAAAGATGCAGTAACGACGCGGCAACTACGCAAGGCATGGAACAATGGCGCGGCTGGCGCATCCTTGCTTAAAACGGCACCTTTGGCTTGAGCAAGACAGCGCCCCGCTTGGCCGCCACATGGCCTTGGCAACAACATATTTGTGCGTGCAGGGCATCCACCGGGGCGCAGCGGACGGGCCAGACGCGGCTGGCGCGACGAAATACGCACGGCTAAATTGAGATGGCGGATCTGGTAATTTCATGCTGCCCCGTCCTCCAAACTCTATCCGGCAGAAAAGTCAAAAGCGCCAGAACATCAATTATAACTAACTGATATTGAATAATAAAATTCAGTTAAATTGCGACTCTTGGTTTTGCAATGGCATTGGTGTAGCGTGCCCCAATGGACAAAAAAAAGATATCTCTCGTGTCGCTGGGGCATCTGTCTTGTGACATTAACGGCGGGGCTCTCCCCGCTGTTCTGCCCTTTTTGCGCACGCATTATGGGCTGACATACCAGGCCACAGGCGGGCTCATGTTTGCCTACTCCTGCCTTTCATCCATTATTCAGCCCATCTTCGGCCTTATGGCAGACAGGCTCTCCAAGCCCTGGCTCATACCGCTGGGTGTTTTTCTGGCTGGCCTTGGACTGACCACCGTGGGCTTCATGTCCAGCTATTGGGCCATCTTCGCGGCTATTGGCGTCAGCGGCGTGGGCGCGGCTCTCTTTCATCCCGAAGGCGCACGGTTTGCCAACAAGGTGTCCGGCCAGAGCAAGGGCACGGGCATGAGCATATTTTCCATCGGCGGCAACGCTGGCTTTGTTCTCGGCCCGCTGCTGGCCACCTTTTTTCTAAGCTGGTTCGGCATGCCGGGCATGGTCATTTTTGGCCTGCTCGCCACAGTGACGGCATCCATTCTTACGTTGCTCATCATGCGTATGGTTGCCCCCGAGGCTGCGGCAGCGGCTCAACGGACTGCGCAGGCAGCCTATGGAAACACCCCAGGCGCTATGGGCACGCCGTCCGCCGATGCATCCACTGAAGCACAGGGCGAAGTGTCGGGCGACGCCGCAAAACCCAATGACGCCGATGCCCCGCAAAATAACTGGCGCGAGTTTTCAAAACTCACGGGAGCCATCATTACGCGCTCCATCCTCTTTATTGGCTTCAATACCTTTATTCCGCTGTACTGGGTCAATGGATTTGGACAAAGCAAGGCCGCCGGAGCCGTAGCCCTGACCATTTTTTCCACTTTCGGCGTCATGAGCAACATTCTTGGCGGCGTTCTGGCCGACAAGTACGGCTTCCGGGCCATAGTGCGTCTGGGATTCGCCTTGGTGACGCCCGTTGTGCTGGCCTTCAGCCTCATGCCCGGCCTTTACGCAGCCTACGCAATGCTGCCGTTGCTGGGCTTTGTGCTCTATGTGCCGTTCAGTTCGCTGGTTGTGCTGGGGCAGACATACCTTGCCCGCAATATCGGCTTTGCCTCGGGCGTGACCTTGGGGCTGGCCACGAGCTTGGGCGGCGTGTTCGCGCCAGTGCTGGGATGGGTGGCCGACAATCACGGCCTGCCGCGAACCTTCCAGTGCCTGGCCCTGGTAGCTCTGGTGGGCACGGTGTTCGCCTACTCGCTGCGCAAATACGAGGAAAAAAAGAAGCCCGCCAAGGCTTAACCGCAAGATGCTCGCGGCTGAGGCATAAAGGGTTCAGGATTCTGTGCAATGTATTTTCAAAATGATTACCGCCAGCATCAAGGGCTAAAGGTGGACATACCCGCCTCCTGCTTTGCGACAATACGGTGCGGTCAAATTTCGGGGGCATTCCATAGATAGAGTGCTTTAAGGCTGTCCAATTATAAAACGCCTCACATTTCAAAGTTGGCATTCTGCCGAAAATATAATCTTGGCAGAATCCGCACCACGCAGTGCGACCACTGCACGGGAACGCCACATCAGAGCATTTAAAATTTTCAAAATCAAAATGACCTCAAAGCAAGCGCGTCCTGCCGGAACATTCTGACGGGACGCGCTTGCTTTTCTTTTGTTCTTGGATTGCCCCAATACCCGGGAGGATTTCCTGGTCGTCACCATTGTGCGCTAATGAGCCAAACGTCATGTAAAATTTGTGCATAACATAAGTAACAATCTAATTTAATTAATTTTATACAGATGATTAGGTGTTACTAATGTAAGCAAATTCGGCGTTTTGCCCGGACAACCTTGCTGTTCAAAGCATCGAGAGCATTTTACGACTCTTCGTGATCGTGGTCGTAACTCGGCGTGAGCATTGTTCCTAATCATCTCAACATACCAAATTTAAACAATAAAGTTAGAATAACACTGTTCGTAACATGCATGTGCATTTTGCCTCTAACCCGCTAGCTGCAACGCCAGCTCCGCATTTACGCACAGCTTAAGGCACGACATCCAAGCCCCATGCGACGCTCAATCCCTGCTGCAAACCGTGGCACTATCCACATGATTTTTTTGGCTCAAAAAAATAATTTCAAATTTATGCTTGACACCTCACCACCAAAGGGCTAGATATCTGCTTCGCAACAACGAATTGTTGCCGTGTCGCGGGGTGGAGCAGCTCGGTAGCTCGTCGGGCTCATAACCCGAAGGTCGTAGGTTCAAATCCTGCCCCCGCAACCAGATAATTCAAGCCCTTACGGAGACGAGCCGTAAGGGCTTTTTCTTTTTTCCAACCATATTTCCAACACAGACGGCACACTTCTGTAGCAATACATACAAAAAAACATCCCCCCGCCCAACCAATTCTGGCTCTCATTCATAAATCATCCTTCAGACGTTGCACCTGAAGGATGATTTTTCTTATCCATTTTTCCACCATTACGTTTCACACCAAATTATTCATTTGGTGTCCGTGCTATTTTTTTCAATCTGGTGTTTATGCTGGCTATCGCTCTTTCTGGGAGGCCACAATGGACACGACAGCAACGGATTTACAACTCGCCCTACCACACGAACTTGCCAACTTCTGGGTCAATGAAAAG is part of the Desulfovibrio intestinalis genome and encodes:
- a CDS encoding GNAT family N-acetyltransferase yields the protein MNTCYANARPVPASTPEDYATCANIWLEASLLAHDFVDPSLWKAQRKAMEQHYLPSSQVILLKSGERPLAFAASCRPEDEDLLAALFVAPACWRKGLGSVLLRHVMQGRNSLRLDVYRANTGALAFYEGMGFVPVGESVCGHTGQPQIAMRWTAPVLPPR
- a CDS encoding MFS transporter, which encodes MDKKKISLVSLGHLSCDINGGALPAVLPFLRTHYGLTYQATGGLMFAYSCLSSIIQPIFGLMADRLSKPWLIPLGVFLAGLGLTTVGFMSSYWAIFAAIGVSGVGAALFHPEGARFANKVSGQSKGTGMSIFSIGGNAGFVLGPLLATFFLSWFGMPGMVIFGLLATVTASILTLLIMRMVAPEAAAAAQRTAQAAYGNTPGAMGTPSADASTEAQGEVSGDAAKPNDADAPQNNWREFSKLTGAIITRSILFIGFNTFIPLYWVNGFGQSKAAGAVALTIFSTFGVMSNILGGVLADKYGFRAIVRLGFALVTPVVLAFSLMPGLYAAYAMLPLLGFVLYVPFSSLVVLGQTYLARNIGFASGVTLGLATSLGGVFAPVLGWVADNHGLPRTFQCLALVALVGTVFAYSLRKYEEKKKPAKA
- a CDS encoding asparaginase; this translates as MSQAPRSDANSSESAVLPQVALLGTGGTIAGVADTPLEQISYQAGVLSVECMLESLPGIEGVARIASRQCGNLPSEDMRPCHWAKLGRDCAQALDDEAMCGVVLTHGTDTLEESAFYLHLTMNSFKPVVLTGAMRPATSLSADGPINIRDAVAVAASPQARGRGALIVMNGRIISARTAVKAGTLDVEAFRALESGLLGRVINGRPVFYHSGEDGPALAGTYAVHAGKDNLPRVDVLYACAGMPLDAALFSLERSSGLVVAGMGNGSMPSDVRKALDQAVKAGKPVVRASRTGGAPVTDLEEYASFIASGMLSTPKARVLLMLALAEAGRQGAHSPEALVASVRRAFMHCREV